Proteins encoded by one window of Prevotella nigrescens:
- the ccsA gene encoding cytochrome c biogenesis protein CcsA gives MTAFWNYFIYFAMVAVLLWAAGACAAWKDRKAVAYSATIAGLVVFFSYILIMWISLDRPPMRTMGETRLWYSFFLPLAGIIVYSRWDYKWLLSFSTILALVFIGINLLKPEIHSKTLMPALQSPWFAPHVIIYMFAYALLGAAFVMAVYLLFFKKSKIVTHKELDITDNLVYIGWAFLSLGMLTGALWAKDAWGHYWAWDPKETWAAATWLAYLTYIHYRLRKKCDLEVAMWILIVNFVLLQMCWWGINYLPSAQGTSVHTYNMQ, from the coding sequence ATGACTGCATTTTGGAATTACTTTATATACTTTGCCATGGTAGCGGTGCTGCTCTGGGCAGCGGGTGCCTGCGCGGCTTGGAAAGACAGGAAGGCTGTGGCATATAGTGCCACGATAGCCGGACTGGTTGTTTTCTTTAGCTATATACTCATCATGTGGATTTCGCTCGACCGTCCCCCAATGCGTACCATGGGCGAGACACGTCTGTGGTATTCTTTCTTCTTGCCATTAGCCGGTATCATTGTTTACAGCCGATGGGACTATAAATGGCTGCTGTCGTTCTCTACCATTTTGGCATTGGTCTTCATTGGGATTAATCTGCTGAAGCCCGAAATTCACAGCAAGACACTTATGCCCGCACTGCAGAGCCCCTGGTTTGCTCCGCACGTCATCATTTACATGTTTGCCTACGCGCTTTTAGGAGCAGCTTTTGTCATGGCTGTCTATCTGTTGTTCTTTAAGAAGAGCAAGATAGTTACGCATAAAGAACTTGACATTACGGACAACCTTGTCTACATTGGCTGGGCATTCCTGTCGCTGGGCATGCTTACGGGTGCGCTCTGGGCAAAAGATGCCTGGGGGCACTACTGGGCTTGGGACCCGAAAGAGACCTGGGCAGCTGCCACCTGGCTGGCTTATCTTACCTATATTCACTACCGCTTGCGCAAGAAGTGCGATTTGGAGGTGGCTATGTGGATACTCATCGTGAACTTTGTGCTCCTGCAAATGTGTTGGTGGGGCATTAACTATCTGCCTTCTGCGCAAGGCACAAGTGTACATACTTACAATATGCAATAG
- a CDS encoding cytochrome c biogenesis protein ResB: MWNKPWKYREGFAISIGLLITGALLQVSIGAMEWLVFMWPANIIGLTALVIVSGLFYALRSKVYLFRFMTQVEAAVPALATASVLTVIMGLSRQVADGHPAMDPVGLSRMLSFWPFVLIYLWSVVIVAEVGIHQLMHFQKRFIPSLVSHIGLFIFITCGTLGSADMQRLKMYCEEGKPEWRGIDNFQQVHELPIAIELQKFSIDEYPPKLAIFDTKSGKSLPADKPENIIVERGFTSGELMGWNITVVKYIEDALPAGMLKMIKGMPAQMMKMMRMDDLGMRINAGGFVEYKDKGAATAILVRAQKGNVVKEGWVSSGSYMFPMSTLKLDKRTEIAMSAREPLRYASDVNIYTKDGQTFKARIEVNKPVTVGTWKIYQLDFNKEQGKWSTLSVYELVSDPWLPATYVGIYLLIIGAVLMFVTAGRNKYKKEEGKK; the protein is encoded by the coding sequence ATGTGGAATAAACCTTGGAAATATCGTGAGGGATTTGCAATAAGTATAGGGCTTCTGATAACAGGAGCCCTATTACAAGTCTCTATAGGAGCAATGGAGTGGCTCGTGTTCATGTGGCCAGCCAACATCATTGGCCTAACTGCACTTGTCATAGTGTCAGGGCTGTTTTATGCACTGCGCTCTAAAGTATATCTGTTTCGCTTCATGACGCAGGTTGAGGCTGCCGTGCCTGCGCTTGCCACTGCATCTGTACTTACCGTTATTATGGGACTAAGCAGACAGGTTGCCGATGGACACCCGGCTATGGATCCTGTCGGGCTCAGCCGCATGCTTAGTTTCTGGCCGTTCGTTCTCATCTATCTCTGGAGCGTTGTAATCGTGGCAGAAGTAGGAATACACCAGCTTATGCACTTTCAGAAGCGGTTCATTCCTTCGCTCGTCAGTCATATCGGACTGTTTATCTTCATTACTTGTGGAACATTAGGCTCTGCCGACATGCAACGTCTGAAGATGTATTGCGAAGAAGGCAAGCCTGAATGGCGTGGCATTGACAACTTCCAGCAGGTGCACGAACTGCCGATTGCCATCGAACTGCAGAAGTTCAGTATCGACGAGTATCCTCCCAAGCTGGCTATATTCGACACCAAGTCGGGCAAGAGCCTGCCTGCCGACAAGCCAGAGAACATTATTGTCGAGAGGGGGTTCACCTCGGGCGAACTGATGGGTTGGAACATTACGGTCGTGAAGTACATTGAAGACGCACTGCCTGCGGGTATGCTTAAAATGATCAAGGGCATGCCGGCGCAGATGATGAAGATGATGAGAATGGACGATCTTGGCATGCGCATTAATGCAGGTGGTTTCGTTGAATACAAGGATAAGGGTGCTGCTACGGCTATCCTTGTCAGGGCGCAGAAAGGGAACGTGGTGAAGGAAGGCTGGGTGAGCTCGGGAAGTTACATGTTCCCTATGTCTACGCTGAAGCTCGACAAGAGGACAGAGATAGCCATGTCGGCTCGCGAACCATTGCGTTACGCTTCCGACGTTAATATCTATACCAAAGATGGCCAGACCTTCAAGGCACGCATAGAGGTAAACAAGCCTGTTACCGTAGGCACGTGGAAGATTTACCAGCTCGACTTTAACAAGGAGCAGGGCAAATGGAGCACGCTCAGTGTGTACGAACTTGTGTCGGATCCTTGGCTGCCTGCCACCTATGTGGGGATCTACTTGCTGATTATTGGCGCAGTTCTCATGTTTGTAACTGCAGGGCGTAATAAATACAAGAAGGAGGAAGGAAAGAAATGA
- the nrfA gene encoding ammonia-forming cytochrome c nitrite reductase: protein MAKQLKKWQGWLLFGGAMFIIFVLGMLCSSMLERRAEVASVFNNRRVVMTDSIVSQNEKFAEDFPREYQTWAMTEDTSFVSKYNSSQEADVLEQRPEMVILWAGYAFSRDYNTPRGHRHAIEDLRKILRTGSPGVDGQDDMQPGTCWTCKGPDVPRLMREKGKNAFYAAKWSKWGNEMMNTVGCSDCHDARTMELKPARPALYEAWQRAGKDVNKASHQEMRSLVCAQCHTEYYFEKDNGQYLKFPQDKGLTCEAAEEYYDSIGFYDYIHPLSKTKILKAQHPGYELFKQGIHGQRGLSCADCHMPYVQEGGVKYTDHHITSPLANISRTCQTCHRQSEETLRQNVYERQEKVLQVRNRVEKELSRAHIEAKFAWDKGATAKEMEPVLKALRKSQWRWDYAVASHGASFHAPQEVTRLLAMSLDYAQTARVEIARILARHGYSKPVPMPDISTKEKAQSYIGLDMKKLKAQKKDFINTVVPKWIQAAKKHGRFITKPM, encoded by the coding sequence ATGGCTAAACAATTAAAGAAATGGCAAGGATGGTTGCTCTTCGGCGGAGCAATGTTTATCATCTTCGTTCTCGGTATGCTCTGTTCTTCTATGTTGGAGCGTCGCGCAGAAGTTGCCTCAGTGTTTAATAACCGCCGAGTAGTGATGACCGATTCTATTGTAAGTCAGAATGAGAAGTTTGCTGAAGATTTCCCGAGGGAATACCAAACCTGGGCGATGACGGAAGACACTTCTTTCGTAAGTAAATATAATTCTTCACAAGAGGCTGATGTCTTGGAACAACGCCCGGAAATGGTAATCTTGTGGGCTGGTTATGCATTCTCTCGTGATTACAATACTCCTCGCGGGCATCGCCATGCTATTGAAGACTTACGCAAAATCTTGCGTACAGGTTCGCCTGGTGTAGATGGGCAAGACGACATGCAGCCTGGTACCTGTTGGACTTGTAAAGGTCCTGACGTTCCCCGCCTGATGCGCGAGAAGGGTAAGAATGCTTTCTATGCTGCAAAGTGGAGCAAGTGGGGAAATGAGATGATGAACACCGTTGGCTGTTCAGACTGTCATGATGCACGTACGATGGAACTGAAACCAGCTCGTCCTGCTCTCTATGAGGCATGGCAACGTGCCGGCAAAGATGTAAACAAAGCCAGTCATCAAGAAATGCGTTCGTTGGTTTGTGCACAGTGCCATACCGAGTATTACTTTGAAAAGGACAACGGTCAGTATCTTAAGTTTCCACAAGATAAGGGACTGACCTGCGAAGCAGCTGAAGAATATTACGACTCTATCGGCTTCTACGACTACATACACCCACTTTCTAAAACAAAGATCTTAAAGGCACAGCACCCTGGATACGAGCTCTTCAAGCAAGGTATTCACGGTCAGCGTGGTCTGAGTTGTGCTGACTGTCACATGCCTTACGTTCAAGAAGGTGGCGTGAAATATACAGACCACCATATTACTTCTCCATTGGCAAACATCAGCCGCACATGTCAGACTTGCCACCGTCAGAGTGAAGAGACACTAAGGCAGAATGTATATGAGCGTCAGGAGAAAGTGCTTCAGGTTCGCAACCGTGTGGAGAAAGAACTGTCTCGTGCACATATCGAAGCCAAGTTCGCTTGGGACAAGGGCGCTACTGCCAAAGAGATGGAGCCAGTATTAAAGGCATTGCGCAAGAGCCAATGGCGCTGGGATTACGCTGTAGCAAGTCATGGAGCCAGCTTCCATGCACCACAAGAGGTTACTCGTCTGCTCGCCATGTCTCTCGACTACGCACAGACTGCACGTGTTGAAATAGCTCGTATTCTTGCACGCCATGGTTACAGCAAGCCTGTTCCAATGCCAGACATTTCTACAAAGGAAAAGGCACAGTCTTACATTGGTCTCGACATGAAGAAACTTAAAGCTCAGAAGAAAGACTTCATCAACACCGTGGTTCCTAAATGGATTCAGGCAGCAAAGAAGCATGGACGCTTCATTACCAAACCAATGTAA
- the nrfH gene encoding cytochrome c nitrite reductase small subunit, with product MNLRKLTSWFPELSYRQKVVSLILSGVIVGLGGLFFYLLRMQTYLIGDDPAACVNCHIMTPYYATWAHSSHGRDATCNDCHVPHSSLAAKYLFKGMDGMKHVAYFVTKSERQAIMAEEASAEVIMDNCIRCHKELNTRVVRTGRIDYMEAQRGAGKACWDCHREVPHGGMNTLSSTPNAETQTPIPSSPVPQWLQNLLEKK from the coding sequence ATGAATTTGCGAAAGCTTACATCATGGTTTCCCGAGTTAAGTTACCGACAGAAAGTGGTATCGCTCATCTTGTCGGGTGTGATTGTGGGATTAGGAGGATTGTTTTTCTATCTTCTGCGAATGCAGACTTATCTTATAGGCGATGATCCCGCAGCTTGTGTAAACTGTCACATTATGACTCCTTACTACGCCACATGGGCGCATTCCAGTCATGGACGAGATGCAACGTGTAACGATTGCCATGTACCACATTCAAGCCTTGCTGCTAAATATCTATTTAAAGGTATGGACGGTATGAAGCACGTGGCTTATTTTGTTACGAAATCGGAACGACAGGCTATAATGGCTGAAGAGGCATCGGCAGAAGTTATAATGGATAATTGTATTCGCTGCCACAAAGAGCTCAATACAAGAGTAGTGCGCACTGGAAGAATAGACTATATGGAAGCACAACGTGGTGCAGGAAAAGCATGCTGGGACTGCCATCGTGAAGTTCCCCATGGGGGAATGAATACATTGAGCAGCACTCCGAATGCAGAAACTCAGACCCCTATTCCTTCTTCTCCAGTGCCACAGTGGTTACAAAATTTACTTGAAAAGAAATAA
- a CDS encoding PepSY-associated TM helix domain-containing protein encodes MKKMHRWFGLILCLFLIGFCVSGIILNHHELFSSINVSRSLMPNTYEYKNWNQGLMRGTIAKGDSVIIYGENGFFLTDSLGSNIRDFNKGMPSGVEMRNIRNVTRTRSGDIWAVGNFQLFHLENSNVWETVELDGLDTRLTDVTSRGDSVVVASRNHLWLSPNTDKPFRQIQLRAGTDYDGKVSLLRTIWLIHSGALFGTIGKIIGDAVAIVLIILSISGVWFFIARKSRASRTQLKTLYWIHRRIGRITIVLTLFVTITGWFLRPPAMIAIVKGRVPALPLSVQSCDNPWNDQLRAVRYDFAKKDWLIYTSNGFYVLQDLFSTPRPVNGTPKVSFMGLSSFYQVKTGQWLIGSFNGLYLWNRDAQEGAPRVLPIDKDITMAGFSNDFKGPILIDYYKGTTYPKMPAQFKDLPMSLHMAALETHTGRIYTFIKDGSNVFYIAIIGLAIAWCLWTGYYRPRKNRNKKNKDTKKPKKRRQHLRLEEDNEINETNE; translated from the coding sequence ATGAAAAAAATGCATCGTTGGTTCGGACTAATACTTTGTCTGTTCCTCATAGGTTTTTGTGTCTCGGGTATTATTTTAAATCACCACGAGTTATTCTCGAGTATAAATGTCTCTCGCTCGCTTATGCCCAACACTTATGAATATAAGAACTGGAATCAAGGTCTGATGCGAGGTACGATTGCGAAAGGAGACAGTGTTATTATATATGGTGAAAATGGTTTCTTTCTTACCGACAGCCTTGGGTCGAACATACGAGACTTTAATAAAGGAATGCCCTCTGGAGTTGAGATGCGCAATATACGGAATGTAACGCGTACTCGTTCGGGTGATATATGGGCTGTGGGAAACTTCCAGCTGTTTCATCTGGAGAATAGTAATGTGTGGGAGACTGTCGAACTGGACGGTCTTGATACACGATTAACTGATGTTACTTCTCGTGGTGATTCTGTAGTGGTGGCATCTCGTAATCATCTTTGGTTATCTCCCAATACGGACAAACCTTTTAGGCAAATACAGCTTCGGGCAGGTACCGACTATGATGGGAAAGTGTCGCTTTTGCGTACAATATGGCTGATACATAGTGGTGCGCTCTTTGGTACTATCGGCAAGATAATAGGCGATGCAGTTGCCATTGTTTTGATAATTCTTAGCATTTCTGGTGTCTGGTTTTTTATTGCCCGTAAATCTCGTGCAAGCAGAACACAGCTAAAAACGTTATATTGGATACATCGACGCATAGGCAGAATAACCATTGTGCTCACCTTGTTTGTAACAATAACAGGCTGGTTTCTGCGTCCGCCTGCAATGATTGCTATTGTTAAAGGTCGTGTACCTGCGCTGCCTCTTTCAGTGCAAAGTTGCGATAATCCGTGGAACGACCAACTGCGTGCTGTCCGCTACGATTTCGCCAAGAAAGATTGGCTCATCTATACTTCTAATGGCTTCTATGTCCTACAGGATCTCTTCTCAACTCCACGACCAGTGAATGGTACACCAAAGGTTAGCTTTATGGGCTTGTCATCATTCTATCAGGTAAAAACAGGTCAGTGGCTCATCGGGTCGTTCAACGGTCTATATTTATGGAATCGTGATGCTCAAGAAGGTGCACCAAGAGTCCTACCAATCGACAAGGACATAACGATGGCAGGATTCAGCAACGATTTCAAAGGCCCCATTCTCATTGATTATTACAAGGGAACAACCTATCCCAAGATGCCTGCCCAATTTAAAGATCTCCCGATGTCGCTTCATATGGCTGCGCTCGAAACCCATACAGGGCGTATCTACACTTTCATAAAAGACGGCAGTAATGTCTTTTATATTGCAATTATTGGTCTGGCGATTGCATGGTGTCTCTGGACGGGCTACTACAGACCACGTAAGAATCGTAACAAGAAAAACAAAGACACAAAGAAGCCTAAGAAGAGACGTCAGCATCTTAGGTTAGAAGAGGATAATGAAATAAATGAAACAAATGAATGA
- a CDS encoding DUF488 domain-containing protein, with protein MNELRIKRIYLSPEEDDGYRLLIDRLWPRGISKVKASLDEWDKTVAPSTELREWFGHKEENFPEFERKYRIELDNNPDAANFAQHVKKLLKTGNVTLLYGAKDETCNQAVVLKTWVLSK; from the coding sequence ATGAATGAATTAAGAATTAAGCGTATTTATCTTTCACCAGAGGAAGATGATGGTTATCGGCTCCTCATCGACCGTTTGTGGCCACGAGGAATTTCAAAAGTAAAGGCGAGTCTCGATGAGTGGGACAAGACTGTAGCACCTTCAACAGAGCTTCGTGAATGGTTCGGACACAAGGAAGAGAACTTTCCCGAATTCGAGAGAAAGTATCGTATAGAATTAGACAACAACCCAGATGCAGCAAATTTTGCACAACATGTTAAAAAGCTTCTTAAAACAGGCAACGTAACATTGCTGTATGGAGCCAAGGACGAAACTTGCAATCAGGCTGTTGTTCTTAAGACTTGGGTATTAAGTAAGTAA
- a CDS encoding cupin domain-containing protein produces MMKFEKGKIFNANELVDYTDGGVVSKELIHNNAGSVTLFSFDAEQGLSQHTAPFDAFIQVIDGEMVLNVEGTDNHIKAGESFIIPAGALHSVKAEQRFKMIITMVRG; encoded by the coding sequence ATTATGAAATTTGAAAAAGGAAAAATTTTCAATGCCAACGAATTGGTAGATTATACTGATGGTGGCGTAGTAAGCAAAGAGTTAATTCATAACAATGCTGGTAGCGTTACACTTTTTAGCTTCGACGCGGAGCAGGGACTTTCGCAACACACTGCACCTTTCGATGCGTTTATTCAGGTTATAGATGGAGAGATGGTACTCAATGTGGAGGGTACAGACAACCACATTAAGGCTGGAGAGAGCTTCATCATTCCAGCTGGTGCGCTCCATTCTGTGAAAGCTGAGCAACGCTTTAAGATGATAATTACAATGGTGAGAGGATAA
- a CDS encoding S8 family serine peptidase, with the protein MNNMKKILLLQVLLLFVLGSFAQRPDYTKMSPLVREAATDAIRQSRQVNSVSPKKFQPTITAFAKFSSNAENTIEKYGCRQLAKADDIYILSIPLNQLAGLSNERNVLRIEAGNGNRVQMDTTVTMVNALPVYSGQGLPQAYTGKGVVVGVQDIGFDLTHPTFYNADMTEYRIKALWDQLSKDTQGSTLPVGRDYRGTAELLQIGHPLDGLTQTHGTHTAGIAAGSGAEGAGKTSPYRGIAYEADIIMVANAAGDNIELIDKEDYYKYTYATDALGFKYIFDYADSQGKPCVINFSEGGHQDFHGYDQLYYEMLDKMTGAGHIIVASAGNDADWINYVHKPKGIPNIESLLWGNRESAYFTAKTDKPFVFRMKVPANSPTAQVVEIPMEKVLACKDSLLIDSVKIGSQMYEWRVLGYPSSYKAEDVVYDIRLASRPNLGYDVPVSIEFASSEATIDLYRIRGFLPPHDQNPMLKMGDNSYSIHSPSSAPSVISVGATAYRRGFLNYLGEWKDYDKGTDGRRTSFSGVGPTIDGRTKPDVMAPGQNVVSAYSSYFIMNPKNAGAPLASDVKHFEHNGRTYAWNANSGTSMSSPVVAGAIALWLQAYPRLTPQDCLEVFRKTCTRYDTALAYPNNWYGYGEINVYEGLKEVLQMAAAGITQHESIQPSESDKRIYHLDGRYAGTSEAKLPRGIYVRNHQKFVKH; encoded by the coding sequence ATGAATAATATGAAGAAAATACTCCTTTTGCAAGTACTTTTATTATTTGTATTGGGCAGTTTTGCACAGCGTCCCGACTACACGAAGATGTCGCCGCTGGTGCGTGAAGCTGCCACCGATGCCATTCGACAAAGCAGGCAGGTAAATTCGGTCAGTCCGAAGAAGTTTCAGCCCACTATCACTGCATTTGCAAAGTTTAGCAGCAATGCCGAGAATACGATAGAGAAGTACGGCTGTCGGCAGCTTGCAAAGGCAGACGATATATACATATTGTCTATTCCCCTGAACCAATTGGCAGGTCTTTCAAACGAAAGGAACGTATTGCGAATAGAAGCAGGCAATGGCAATAGGGTGCAAATGGACACTACCGTAACAATGGTGAATGCCTTGCCGGTGTACAGCGGACAAGGCTTGCCACAGGCATACACGGGTAAGGGTGTCGTGGTAGGAGTGCAAGACATTGGCTTCGACCTGACTCACCCAACTTTTTACAATGCCGATATGACGGAATACCGCATCAAAGCCCTTTGGGACCAACTGTCGAAAGACACGCAGGGCAGCACGTTGCCAGTGGGGCGCGACTACCGTGGTACGGCAGAACTATTGCAGATAGGGCATCCTTTAGACGGTCTTACGCAGACGCACGGCACACATACGGCAGGAATAGCAGCCGGAAGTGGGGCAGAAGGAGCGGGCAAGACAAGCCCATATCGTGGTATAGCCTACGAAGCAGATATTATTATGGTGGCAAATGCTGCAGGCGATAATATCGAACTCATCGACAAGGAAGACTATTACAAGTACACCTACGCCACCGATGCGTTGGGCTTTAAGTATATTTTCGACTATGCCGACAGCCAAGGCAAGCCCTGTGTGATTAACTTTAGCGAGGGTGGGCATCAGGATTTCCACGGTTACGACCAACTATACTACGAAATGCTCGACAAAATGACAGGTGCAGGGCATATCATCGTTGCTTCAGCAGGCAACGATGCCGATTGGATAAACTATGTGCACAAGCCCAAAGGCATTCCGAATATAGAATCGTTGTTGTGGGGAAACCGCGAAAGTGCCTACTTTACGGCTAAGACCGACAAGCCGTTCGTATTCCGAATGAAAGTTCCCGCCAACAGTCCTACCGCCCAAGTCGTTGAAATACCAATGGAGAAGGTGCTTGCTTGCAAAGACTCCTTGCTGATTGATTCCGTTAAGATAGGCAGTCAGATGTACGAATGGCGTGTTCTTGGCTATCCGTCAAGTTATAAAGCGGAAGACGTGGTTTACGATATTCGCCTTGCAAGTCGCCCTAATTTAGGATACGATGTGCCTGTTTCGATAGAATTTGCAAGTAGCGAAGCAACGATAGACCTTTATCGCATAAGGGGGTTCCTGCCACCACACGACCAAAATCCGATGTTAAAGATGGGCGATAATAGTTACAGCATTCACTCGCCGTCGAGTGCGCCAAGCGTTATTTCGGTAGGAGCAACGGCTTACAGACGAGGCTTTCTGAACTATTTAGGCGAATGGAAAGACTACGACAAAGGCACTGACGGACGGCGGACATCGTTCTCCGGTGTCGGTCCGACCATAGATGGGCGAACCAAACCCGATGTGATGGCACCGGGACAGAATGTCGTTTCGGCTTACAGCAGTTATTTCATAATGAATCCGAAGAATGCAGGAGCACCGTTGGCATCAGATGTAAAGCACTTTGAACACAATGGCAGAACCTATGCTTGGAACGCCAACAGCGGCACATCAATGTCGTCGCCGGTCGTCGCCGGTGCCATTGCCTTGTGGCTTCAGGCGTACCCTCGCCTTACACCGCAGGATTGCTTGGAGGTGTTTCGCAAGACGTGCACGCGTTACGACACGGCACTGGCCTATCCGAACAATTGGTATGGCTATGGCGAAATAAATGTATATGAAGGTCTGAAAGAGGTTTTGCAAATGGCTGCGGCAGGCATTACGCAACATGAAAGTATTCAACCGTCTGAGAGCGACAAGCGCATTTACCATCTTGACGGACGCTATGCGGGAACTTCCGAAGCCAAATTGCCACGTGGCATATACGTTCGCAATCATCAGAAGTTTGTAAAGCATTAA
- a CDS encoding type II restriction endonuclease, with the protein MEKNFEQFMSQLQETNQTLNFFCDFKKISNNVDNIKLSLCMLNSLIGTTDLRKSVEAIWHRDKTAFSIMDILIAVRSKGERKVLNSKGECIFLNRLFESVDGVIEYLEGTGLAEIFRERKIKDLVDYVFGIETGLDTNARKNRSGVVMENVVEKIFSDNDITYRKEVYSTEWTDLQAVLGDDEKRFDFVIETLEKTYLIEVNFYSGGGSKLNEVARSYSDIALKINSVEGFEFVWITDGVGWRSAKNKLQEAYSIIPSVYNLTSVSNFIDLIK; encoded by the coding sequence ATGGAAAAGAACTTTGAACAATTCATGTCTCAACTTCAAGAGACAAACCAAACATTGAATTTCTTCTGCGATTTCAAAAAGATTTCCAATAATGTTGATAATATCAAGTTGAGCCTTTGTATGTTGAACAGCCTTATTGGTACGACCGACCTTCGCAAGAGCGTAGAAGCAATTTGGCATCGTGATAAAACAGCTTTCAGCATTATGGACATTCTTATTGCAGTTCGCAGCAAAGGAGAAAGGAAAGTTCTAAATTCCAAGGGTGAATGTATTTTTCTTAATAGGCTGTTTGAAAGTGTTGATGGCGTAATTGAATACCTTGAAGGCACAGGTCTTGCTGAAATCTTTAGAGAGCGTAAAATCAAAGATTTGGTAGATTATGTATTTGGTATTGAGACTGGTCTTGATACCAATGCTCGCAAAAATAGAAGTGGAGTTGTAATGGAAAATGTGGTTGAAAAGATATTTTCAGACAACGATATAACTTATCGTAAGGAAGTCTATTCTACTGAATGGACTGACTTGCAGGCTGTACTTGGTGATGACGAGAAGCGTTTTGACTTTGTTATTGAAACTCTGGAAAAGACCTATCTCATTGAGGTTAATTTCTATAGTGGCGGTGGTTCTAAGCTTAACGAGGTTGCTCGTTCTTATTCAGATATAGCTCTGAAGATTAATTCTGTTGAAGGTTTCGAGTTCGTTTGGATTACTGATGGGGTCGGTTGGAGGTCTGCAAAGAATAAACTTCAAGAAGCCTACAGCATCATTCCAAGTGTTTATAATCTTACAAGTGTTTCTAATTTCATTGATTTGATTAAGTAA
- a CDS encoding DNA adenine methylase, producing MAKARPFIKWVGGKSQLIEQLDAQLPADFSRWKNVTYIEPFVGGGAMLFYMLQRYPNIKHAVINDINSDLTTCYQVVRDTPEELIKSLGQVEIAYLSLDTEEERKAFFMAARARYNQKNLDSIENTTMFFFLNRTCFNGLYRVNKKGLFNVPFGKYANPTICDPDTIRKDSTLLQRVEILTGDFEATFTHAHGDTFFYFDPPYRPLSDTSSFNNYTKEAFNDDAQARLKEFCDRIDAAGYKFMLSNSDCKGKDETDNFFDVLYGAYKIERVWAARSINSNSQKRGKLTEILVHNYLNTKANAYADNFMLEPEYVAERDATNNYGLKKALSS from the coding sequence ATGGCAAAAGCAAGACCTTTTATTAAATGGGTGGGTGGTAAAAGCCAACTTATCGAACAATTAGATGCACAACTTCCGGCTGACTTTAGCAGATGGAAGAATGTTACCTATATTGAACCTTTCGTAGGTGGTGGAGCTATGCTTTTCTACATGTTGCAACGGTATCCAAATATCAAGCATGCTGTAATTAATGATATTAACTCAGATTTAACGACTTGTTATCAGGTTGTTCGCGATACCCCCGAAGAACTTATAAAATCGCTTGGGCAGGTAGAAATCGCTTATTTATCGCTTGATACCGAAGAAGAACGCAAGGCGTTCTTTATGGCTGCGCGTGCTCGATACAATCAAAAAAATCTGGATTCGATAGAGAATACAACTATGTTTTTCTTTTTGAATCGCACTTGTTTCAATGGTCTTTACAGGGTAAATAAGAAAGGTTTGTTTAATGTTCCCTTTGGAAAATACGCCAATCCAACTATTTGCGATCCTGATACCATACGCAAAGACAGTACTTTACTTCAGCGTGTAGAGATTTTGACAGGCGATTTTGAAGCAACATTTACCCATGCTCATGGCGATACATTCTTTTATTTCGATCCTCCCTATCGCCCGTTGAGCGATACTTCGAGTTTTAATAATTATACCAAAGAGGCATTCAATGATGATGCGCAAGCTCGTCTGAAGGAATTTTGCGATAGGATTGATGCAGCTGGCTATAAGTTCATGCTCAGTAATTCTGATTGTAAAGGAAAGGACGAAACCGACAATTTCTTCGATGTTCTTTATGGTGCATATAAGATTGAGCGGGTCTGGGCTGCCCGAAGCATTAACTCTAATTCGCAGAAAAGAGGTAAACTGACAGAGATATTGGTGCATAACTATTTAAATACCAAGGCTAATGCTTATGCAGACAACTTTATGTTAGAACCTGAATATGTGGCGGAAAGAGATGCGACAAACAACTATGGTTTAAAGAAAGCACTATCTTCATAA